Part of the Propioniciclava sp. MC1595 genome is shown below.
TGGACCCCGGGCTGCCAACGCTTCTCGCCGAAGAACGTCATCAGCATCAGGCGCGTCATGTAGAACGCGGTGATGCCGGCGCCGATCAGCGCGCACACACCGATGAAGGTGTTGTCGGCGAAGGCGGCCTCGATGATGTGGTCCTTGGAGAAGTAGCCCGAGAAGAACGGGAACCCGATGATCGCCAGGTAGCCCATGGCGAACGTCAGGAACGTCACCTTCATGACCTTGCTCAGCGCGCCGTAGTGGCGCATGTCCACGTCGTCGTTCATGCCGTGCATGACAGAACCGGCGCCGAGGAACATGTTGGCCTTGAAGAAGCCGTGCGTGAGCAGGTGGAAGATCGCGAACGCGTAGCCGGCCGGCCCGATGCCCGCGGCGAGCATCATGTAGCCGATCTGCGACATCGTCGAACCGGCGAGCACCTTCTTGATGTCGTCCTGGCTCGTACCGATCCAGGCCCCGGCGAGCAGCGTCACCGTGGCGACGACCACGACGGCCATCTGGGCGGTGGGCGCGGCCTCGAACAGGGCGTGGCTACGGACGACCAGGTAGACACCGGCGGTGACCATCGTGGCGGCGTGGATGAGCGCCGACACCGGGGTCGGGCCCTCCATGGCGTCCAGGAGCCAGGCCTGCAGCGGGACCTGCGCGGACTTGCCGCACGCGCCCAGGAGCAGGAACAGGCCGATGAGGGTGGCCCACAGCGGCTCGGTGCCGGCGGCGCCCGCGTTCACCTCGGTGAACTTGGAGCTGCCGAACATGGCGAGCATGGTGCTGATCGCCATCAGCATGCCGAGGTCACCGACGCGGTTCATGACGAAGGCCTTGGTGCCTGCGGCGGCGGCGGACGGCTTGTGCTGCCAGAACGAGATCAGCAGCATCGATGCGAGGCCCACGCCCTCCCAACCCACGAAGAGGATCAGGTAGTTGTCGGCGAGCACCAGCAAGAGCATGGCGGCCACGAACAGGTTCAGGTAGGCGAAGAACCGGCGGCGGCGCGGGTCATGGCTCATGTAGCCGATCGAGTAGACGTGGATGAGGCCACCCACGCCGGTGATCAGCATCGCGAAGAGGATCGAGAGCTGGTCGACCAGGAGGCCGACCTGGAAGCTCCACTCCCCCACGGTGAACCACGTGTACACGGGGGCCGACACCGCGCGCTCGGTGGCCGGGGCCAACAGCTGCTCGGCGAACAGGCACACCGCGATCGCGAACGACCAGAACACCGCCGCGGTGGCGACCAGGTGACCCCACGCGTCGGACAACTTGCCCGCCAGCAGGAGGAGGCCGGCCACGACCGCCGGGACGGCGATCATCGTCCACGCCCAGGTGAACATCCCGGTCGCGGCGACCGGTTCGGCGATGGTTTCGAGAAGGATCACGTCGCCCACCTCAGAGCTTCAGCAGGTTGGCGTCGTCGACCGAGGTCGAGCGGCGCGTCTTGTAGATCGAGACGATGATGGCCAGACCCACCACGACCTCGGCTGCGGCCACGACCATCACGAAGAAGGCCGTGGTCTGACCGTCGAGGGTTCCGGTGATGTGGGCACCGGCCACGAACGCCAGGTTGCAGGCGTTCAGCATCAGCTCCACGCAGAGGAACGCGACGAGCGCGTTGCGGCGCAGCATCACGCCGATGGCGCCGATGACGAACAGGATGGCGGCCAGGAAGAGGTAGTTCTCCGGGTTCATCACGGTGATCAGTCCTCCTCGTCCTCGTCGCGCACGGCCTCGATGGCCGCGAAGGTGCTGCCGGTGACCTGCGTGAGCGGGGCGGGGTCGATCGTGGCGCCGCGCATGACGAGCGTCTGGCTGATCGACTTCTCCGACACCGTGCCGTCCGGGAGCAGGGCACCGACGCCGATGGCGTTGCTGCCCGCGTACACGCCCGAGTTGGGCAGCGAGCCGGGGTGCTCGCCCTTGGTCTTGTAGGCGTACATGCGGTCGGCGGCGAGCTCGGGCTGGCCCTTGCGCGGGCGGACCCGCTGGCCGTGCGCCAGCAGCATCGCGCCGACGGCGGCCACGATGAGCAGGGCGGCCGAGAGCTCGAACACGAAGACGTAGCGACCGAAGAGCAGGTTGGCCAGCCCCTCGACGTTGCCCCCGAACTCGCTGTTCGCCGCGGCCACCGTGGCCGGCTCCGTGTGGAGTGCGCCGCCGATGGCGAAGAACAGGAAGGCCAGGATGCCGATCCCGCCGAGGATCGCCAGCGGGCGCTGGCCCTTCAGCGTCTCGACCGTCGAGTCGGGCGTGGTGATGCCGACCATCATGAGGACGAACAGGAACATCATCAGCACCGCGCCGGTGTAGACGATGATCTGCACCATCGCCAGGAACGGGGCGTCCAGCGACGCGTACAGGGCGGCGAGGCCCATCATCGTGACCGCCACCGACAGGGCCGCGTACACGGCGCGCCGGCTCAGCACCAGACCGAGGGCACCGAGGATGGTGAGCGGGGCCACCACCCAGAACGTCACCTCCGCCCCGGTGACGAGGGGAACGAGCAGGGTGTTCACGAGGCGACCTCCTCGGTCTCGGCGGGGCCGGTGCGCGTGTCCGGGACGCCGGTGGGCGGCAGGCCGAGGAAGTAGTCCTTCTCGTCGTTGCCCAGGCGCCGCGGGTGGGGCGGCTCCTCCATGCCCGGCAGCAGCGGGGCCAGGAGGCGGTCCTTGGTGTAGATCATCTTCTCGCGGGTCAGGTCGGCCAGCTTGAAGTCGTTGGTCATCGTCAGCGCGCGCGTCGGGCACGCCTCGATGCACATGCCGCAGAGGATGCACCGCAGGTAGTTGATCTGGTACACCGAGCCGTACCGCTCGCCGGGCGAGTAGCGGGCCTCCTCGGTGTTCGAGGCGCCCTCCACGTAGATCGCGTCGGCGGGGCACGCCCAGGCGCACAGCTCGCAGCCCACGCACTTCTCCAGGCCGTCGGGCCAGCGGTTCAGCTGGTGGCGGCCGTGGAAGCGCGGAGCCGTGATCTTCTCCTGCCCCTTCTCGGGGTAGCCCTGCGTGAAGGTCTTCCGGAACATCGTCCGGAACGTGACGCCGAAGCCGGCCCAGCCATCGAACAGGCCCATCACTCCACGTCCTTCCTGTCGTCGGTCTCGGTCGTGCCGTGGACCACATCGGCGAGCTCGGGCAGCGTCTGGCCGGGCATCGGGGGCACCGGGTAGCCGCCGGCGAAGGCGTCGAAGGGCTCGTCCACGTCGGCCATGCCGTCCACCTTGCCGTTGCCACCGCCGAGGAACATGACGGCGAGCAGGAGGGCGAAGACGACGCCGATGATGATCCAGAGCATCGGGCCCTGGAGCAGGCCGTGGTTCGTCAGGCCGCGCAGCAGCGCGATGACCATGACCCAGGCCAGCGAGATCGGGATGAGCCACTTCCAACCCAGGTTCATGAACTGGTCGTACCGGAAGCGCGGCAGCGACGCGCGCACCCAGACGAAGAAGAAGATCATCAGCTGGACCTTGATCACGAACCAGAGCAGTCCCCACCAGCCGGTGTCGGGGATGATGAAGCCCAGCGGCCAGATGGCCTTGTAGCCACCGAGGAACAGCGTGGTGACGACAGCCGACAGCGTCGTCATGTTGATGTACTCGGTGAGGTAGAAGATCGCGTACCGGAAGCCGGTGTACTCGGTGATGTGGCCCGAGACCAGCTCGGACTCACACTCGGGGAGGTCGAACGGCACGCGGTTGGACTCGCCCAGCATCGAGATCACGTAGATCACGAACGACGGCAGCAGGAGCAGCCAGTACCATTGCTGCAGGCCGAGCGGGTTCGCGCCGAAGAGCGGCAGGCCCTGCGCCTCGACGATCTGGCCGGTCGACATCGAGCCGGCGTAGAGGAA
Proteins encoded:
- the nuoL gene encoding NADH-quinone oxidoreductase subunit L; the encoded protein is MFTWAWTMIAVPAVVAGLLLLAGKLSDAWGHLVATAAVFWSFAIAVCLFAEQLLAPATERAVSAPVYTWFTVGEWSFQVGLLVDQLSILFAMLITGVGGLIHVYSIGYMSHDPRRRRFFAYLNLFVAAMLLLVLADNYLILFVGWEGVGLASMLLISFWQHKPSAAAAGTKAFVMNRVGDLGMLMAISTMLAMFGSSKFTEVNAGAAGTEPLWATLIGLFLLLGACGKSAQVPLQAWLLDAMEGPTPVSALIHAATMVTAGVYLVVRSHALFEAAPTAQMAVVVVATVTLLAGAWIGTSQDDIKKVLAGSTMSQIGYMMLAAGIGPAGYAFAIFHLLTHGFFKANMFLGAGSVMHGMNDDVDMRHYGALSKVMKVTFLTFAMGYLAIIGFPFFSGYFSKDHIIEAAFADNTFIGVCALIGAGITAFYMTRLMLMTFFGEKRWQPGVHPHESPKVMTIPLIILAALSIVSGIVMNFWIQEWLAPAVGNHPHELSLVPTPVGWMTMAVVALGVVAAWLVFGRGSIPVTAPATNNPITLAGRNVLFGDQVNDFLFVTPATAMATAVDTTDAKGIDRMVDGGAQAFGGLSTQMRRLQTGYARSYALTMVLGALVVGAVLILTQLG
- the nuoK gene encoding NADH-quinone oxidoreductase subunit NuoK, translating into MNPENYLFLAAILFVIGAIGVMLRRNALVAFLCVELMLNACNLAFVAGAHITGTLDGQTTAFFVMVVAAAEVVVGLAIIVSIYKTRRSTSVDDANLLKL
- a CDS encoding NADH-quinone oxidoreductase subunit J produces the protein MNTLLVPLVTGAEVTFWVVAPLTILGALGLVLSRRAVYAALSVAVTMMGLAALYASLDAPFLAMVQIIVYTGAVLMMFLFVLMMVGITTPDSTVETLKGQRPLAILGGIGILAFLFFAIGGALHTEPATVAAANSEFGGNVEGLANLLFGRYVFVFELSAALLIVAAVGAMLLAHGQRVRPRKGQPELAADRMYAYKTKGEHPGSLPNSGVYAGSNAIGVGALLPDGTVSEKSISQTLVMRGATIDPAPLTQVTGSTFAAIEAVRDEDEED
- the nuoI gene encoding NADH-quinone oxidoreductase subunit NuoI, yielding MGLFDGWAGFGVTFRTMFRKTFTQGYPEKGQEKITAPRFHGRHQLNRWPDGLEKCVGCELCAWACPADAIYVEGASNTEEARYSPGERYGSVYQINYLRCILCGMCIEACPTRALTMTNDFKLADLTREKMIYTKDRLLAPLLPGMEEPPHPRRLGNDEKDYFLGLPPTGVPDTRTGPAETEEVAS
- the nuoH gene encoding NADH-quinone oxidoreductase subunit NuoH, translated to MTPEPFVMNDPWWIVAIKAIGIVILVLTWQIINVWFERRVLGKMQQRKGPIMNGPFGLGQTLGDGLKFLLKEDFAPGMVDRVLYTLAPVIAGVSAFTAWSVIPMGGQVTMFGVETRLQVADLPVSALVLLAAASTAVYGFVLAGYSSQSPYSLLGSMRSSAQMISYEISMGLSYVAVFLYAGSMSTGQIVEAQGLPLFGANPLGLQQWYWLLLLPSFVIYVISMLGESNRVPFDLPECESELVSGHITEYTGFRYAIFYLTEYINMTTLSAVVTTLFLGGYKAIWPLGFIIPDTGWWGLLWFVIKVQLMIFFFVWVRASLPRFRYDQFMNLGWKWLIPISLAWVMVIALLRGLTNHGLLQGPMLWIIIGVVFALLLAVMFLGGGNGKVDGMADVDEPFDAFAGGYPVPPMPGQTLPELADVVHGTTETDDRKDVE